One segment of Allorhodopirellula heiligendammensis DNA contains the following:
- a CDS encoding prenyltransferase/squalene oxidase repeat-containing protein, producing the protein MVDPPQPPPVPLPPPQQGHPASATPAPRTAGPRQPPPPPPPHPPPPRATLPPVAAPTAMPGGTQKKRPATPESSRRAAQSIDNSQRSRWRGEVPKEPPARTGEKHLAGRPAERTDEDSEDDELLTPVRKSIPAWLVSMIIHIALLLALALWTLPVSDGIRTLVLEFGEAAETESVDLKEYSLESSNSDVIQENTEQETEEPVDLDVESLIEAIEIAEPTEMIPVEPGETSMEIEIKPMFGGRRGAMKAALLAMDGSPATANAVELGLKWLARQQRKDGSWSLRGPYDDGSYQENTTAATAMAMLAFQGDGNTHREGPYAQTVERGLKYLLNKQSKRDGFFAAGEPDRQQSYAHAQATIALCELYGMTQDSLLRQAAEAAVQFSVRAQSQSGGWRYQPRSDSDLSVTGWYVMALVSAQSAGIHVEHSTLAAIQAYLDRVSVEDGAGYCYQEGRPASQTMTAEGLLCRQYLGWSREREPMAIGLNTLVQDWPINRDAMNVYYWYYGTQAMHHFGGSGWTIWNNNMKQVLPAMQVKRGNEAGSWSPQADEYGNASGRLYTTCFCIYCLEVYYRHLPLYKMGAE; encoded by the coding sequence ATGGTGGATCCTCCCCAGCCGCCACCGGTGCCACTACCGCCGCCGCAACAGGGACATCCGGCATCAGCCACACCGGCGCCGCGAACTGCTGGACCGCGTCAGCCACCTCCACCTCCACCTCCACATCCTCCACCTCCACGGGCGACGTTGCCGCCGGTTGCAGCTCCCACGGCGATGCCGGGAGGGACACAGAAGAAGCGTCCGGCCACGCCAGAGAGCTCTCGCCGGGCGGCGCAGTCGATCGACAATAGTCAGCGTTCGCGGTGGCGGGGAGAAGTGCCGAAGGAGCCGCCTGCCCGCACGGGGGAGAAGCATCTTGCGGGGCGGCCAGCGGAGCGTACCGACGAGGACAGCGAGGACGACGAATTGCTCACGCCGGTCCGCAAGTCGATTCCGGCTTGGTTGGTGAGCATGATCATTCACATCGCGTTGTTATTAGCCCTCGCCCTGTGGACGTTGCCGGTCAGTGACGGCATTCGCACGTTAGTGCTGGAGTTTGGAGAGGCTGCCGAGACCGAATCCGTGGATCTGAAGGAGTACTCGCTCGAGAGTTCCAATTCAGATGTGATTCAGGAAAACACGGAGCAGGAGACCGAGGAGCCTGTTGATCTCGACGTTGAATCGCTCATCGAAGCGATCGAGATCGCCGAGCCCACCGAGATGATACCGGTCGAACCCGGCGAGACATCGATGGAAATTGAGATCAAACCGATGTTTGGTGGGCGTCGGGGAGCCATGAAGGCGGCATTGTTGGCGATGGACGGAAGCCCGGCGACCGCCAATGCTGTCGAACTGGGCCTGAAATGGCTGGCCCGCCAACAGCGGAAAGATGGTTCATGGAGCCTCCGCGGACCGTATGACGATGGTTCGTACCAAGAAAACACGACCGCTGCGACCGCCATGGCGATGCTCGCGTTTCAGGGTGATGGCAACACGCATCGGGAAGGCCCGTACGCGCAAACTGTGGAGAGGGGCCTGAAGTATTTGTTGAACAAACAGTCGAAACGCGATGGTTTTTTTGCTGCCGGTGAGCCCGATCGCCAGCAATCCTACGCTCACGCGCAAGCCACGATCGCCCTGTGTGAGCTATACGGCATGACGCAGGATTCGTTGCTGCGTCAGGCCGCCGAAGCGGCGGTGCAGTTTTCCGTGCGCGCTCAGTCGCAGTCCGGTGGGTGGCGATACCAACCGCGCAGCGACTCGGATCTGTCAGTGACGGGATGGTACGTGATGGCTCTCGTCAGTGCTCAATCGGCAGGGATTCATGTCGAGCATTCGACCTTGGCGGCGATCCAGGCCTATCTCGACCGGGTCTCTGTCGAGGATGGCGCGGGCTATTGTTACCAAGAGGGACGGCCGGCGAGTCAGACGATGACGGCTGAAGGCTTGCTGTGCCGCCAATATTTAGGATGGTCACGCGAACGTGAGCCGATGGCGATCGGCCTTAACACGCTGGTTCAAGATTGGCCAATCAACCGCGATGCGATGAATGTCTATTACTGGTACTACGGCACGCAGGCGATGCATCACTTCGGCGGTTCCGGCTGGACGATTTGGAATAACAATATGAAACAGGTGTTGCCGGCGATGCAGGTCAAGCGTGGCAATGAGGCGGGAAGTTGGTCGCCGCAAGCGGATGAATATGGCAACGCGTCGGGACGACTCTACACGACTTGTTTCTGTATCTATTGCCTGGAAGTTTATTATCGCCACCTGCCGCTGTACAAAATGGGGGCGGAGTGA